A window of the Strigops habroptila isolate Jane unplaced genomic scaffold, bStrHab1.2.pri NW_022045601.1_ctg1, whole genome shotgun sequence genome harbors these coding sequences:
- the LOC115603012 gene encoding proline-rich protein 4-like, translated as MSHPGAIPAVFPSHPAAIPTLSPCHILVPSLRCSHRILLPSPRCPHHILLPSPRCPHVTSRCHPHVVPMSHPGAIPTLSPCHILVPSLRCSHHIWVPFPRCPHVTSLCCPRVASWCHPCGVPITSGCHFHVVPMSHPCAVPVPHPGAIPTLSQCRILVPSPCCPRATSWCHLRAIPRPCPHIVPPCHIPTLALHAVPCPRSPCHVPVPCPRAISMPRASVTPPCHIPVPPCHVPVPPCCPRAGPSCHIPPTSPSLFLCSVTSFCHIPAPHPQPCPRVTSTCHVHVPCPCVTSMCPIHVPCPCVTSMCHVHVPCPRVTSMCPIHVPCPRVTSARHIPACPILVSCPDATSPGPTATSWPHPCPHTGTLPQGQWQPWGN; from the exons ATGTCACATCCTGGTGCCATCCCTGCGGTGTTCCCATCGCATCCTGCTGCCATCCCCACGTTGTCCCCATGTCACATCCTGGTGCCATCCCTGCGGTGTTCCCATCGCATCCTGCTGCCATCCCCACGTTGTCCCCACCACATCCTGCTGCCATCCCCACGTTGTCCCCATGTCACATCCCGGTGCCATCC CCACGTTGTCCCCATGTCACATCCTGGTGCCATCCCCACGTTGTCCCCATGTCACATCCTGGTGCCATCCCTGCGGTGTTCCCATCACATCTGGGTGCCATTTCCACGTTGTCCCCATGTCACGTCCCTGTGCTGTCCCCGTGTCGCATCCTGGTGCCATCCCTGTGGTGTTCCCATCACATCCGGGTGCCATTTCCACGTTGTCCCCATGTCACATCCCTGTGCTGTCCCCGTGCCGCATCCTGGTGCCATCCCCACGTTGTCCCAGTGTCGCATCCTGGTGCCATCCCCGTGCTGTCCCCGTGCCACATCCTGGTGCCATCTCCGTGCCATTCCTCGGCCTTGTCCCCACATTGTCCCTCCGTGTCACATCCCCACGCTGGCTCTCCACGCTGTCCCTTGTCCCAGGTCTCCGTGCCATGTCCCTGTGCCGTGTCCTCGGGCCATCTCCATGCCACGCGCCAGCGTCACACCTCCGTGCCACATCCCTGTCCCTCCGTGCCACGTCCCTGTGCCACCGTGCTGTCCCCGTGCTGGCCCTTCGTGCCACATCCCCCCCACGTCCCCatccctcttcctctgctccgTCACCTCCTTCTGCCACATCCCTGCGCCAcatccccagccctgtccccGTGTCACATCCACGTGCCATGTCCACgtcccatgtccctgtgtcacATCCATGTGCCCCATCCACgtcccatgtccctgtgtcacATCCATGTGCCATGTCCACGTCCCATGTCCCCGTGTCACATCCATGTGCCCCATCCACGTCCCATGTCCCCGTGTCACATCTGCACGTCACATCCCAGCGTGCCCCATCCTCGTGTCATGTCCTGATGCCACATCCCCGGGACCCACGGCCACATCCtggccccatccctgtccccacacAGGGACCCTGCCACAGGGACAGTGGCAGccctggggaaactga